ATCAACAATGGAAAGAACAATTAGTTTTTAATAGTCCATATTGGAATGTAAATGGTTTTGATGTTTTTATAATTTAAATGTCTGATAATGTTTTTAATAGTCCATATTGGAATGTAAATTCAATTGGGATTTCAATTTCTGTTTGTTGGATAGGTGTTTTTAATAGTCCATATTGGAATGTAAATTTAGAAAAGGTTGAAAATTTAAGAATAATATTGAAGTTTTTAATAGTCCATATTGGAATGTAAATTGAAAACGCATTACAAATAATGTTTGAATTGAAAAAGTTTTTAATAGTCCATATTGGAATGTAAATAATGTGTGTTTGTTTGGATCAAAAGACTTTAACTCTGTTTTTAATAGTCCATATTGGAATGTAAATATAGAAGAAGAAAAAGCCTTGAATGTGGCTTTAAACGTTTTTAATAGTCCATATTGGAATGTAAATAACATTGTTGAAGCATTAGCCATTGCTTTTTCTGTAGTTTTTAATAGTCCATATTGGAATGTAAATATCAACAGGGTTATCTTCTTTTATTGTAAATGTTTCGTTTTTAATAGTCCATATTGGAATGTAAATGATGTGGCAACAAGCCCAAAAGGAGGTGGGAAAATGGTTTTTAATAGCGGTCTGCCCCCTGGCTATTGGAGAAGAAATAAGGAAAACATTTACAAACAATAAAATCATTAAACTTAATTGATTTAAATTCTTCTAAGTCAGAATTATTATATTGATCATAAAAAAGATTAAAAACGAAATCTGGAGTAAAATAATATAAAGAACCATGAGGTCTGTTGTAAAAATAAATGTATGAAATATAGTAATTATAAACATCATCAATATAGTTAAATTCAATAGATTCAACAAATTCACGTTGAACGCTAGAATGAAATGACTCGACATAAGCTTGAGAGTTAGGATTATTCTTGTAACCAAATTCATGAATAATGTTTAATTCATCCATAAAAGCAGCAGTAATTTTAGCAAATGGACATTATCTGTCCTAATAATGAGATTATCAGGAGTAGCACCTCTTAATAGCTTTTCTTAAAGTTGAAATAAAGTCTTTAGCAAATTACCAATATAAACACCAACAACAGCCCTATCAAAACTATCGATTATAGTAAGTATTGCGATATAACCATCATATTTAGTGGGGATAAATTTAATATCTGATTCCCAGTATTGATTAGGTCTGGTAATGTCGTGATTTTTAGGTCTTCTTTTAGGATGTTTTGGATGATGACGATAATTACTAATAAGATTTAATTCTTTTCTTAATCTATGAATCTTTTTGTGATTAATTTATACTTGTGTCTAAAAATAGCAGCTAACTTCTTAGAACCAAGAGTTTTGTAAAAGAACTCAGGATTCAAAGGGTCATCAATAGATAACAAATCAACAAGCAATTGTTTAATATAATCATCAGAAACTTTTTTACCGTCAGCAGTATAGGAATGATCTTTAAAATAAGACTTTCTGGTTAACAAAAAACAACCTGGTATTGAACTGGAACTAATGTTATAACGATTGAGTAAAAAAGAAGTAGAAAAAATCTCTATATTTAAAAATAATCAAAAAAACACCAATAAAAGTTCTTTTTCCAGTTGTGTTAAAAAGTTAATCTCATCTTCTTGCATTTTAATAAGCAACTCTTTTTCAATAAGAAGACGTTCATAATATTCAATCTTCTTCTTTAAGAATTAGTATCATTGGAATTATTATAAGTTTAACAATACCAGCAGACTCATAGGAGGAACCTTAGAAATATCATAATGGCCTTCCTTTCTTAGAATTTAAGATATTGTCATCATAACCAGAATCTTCATATTTTTTAACCCATTTATGTAAAGTATGAGGGGAAGGAATCATATAGCAATATCGGATAAAGACTTATCAGAATTAAGGTATTCTTTAACAACTTGAAGTAACCGAGAATACTTATTTCTATTTTTCATACCAAACACCCCTTTCATTTCTTTAGTTTAATGATAACATTTTCTTATTTTTTCTCCAAATATTCCATGAGGTGATTACATATTCTAATTTTAGGAAATATGTAAGAAGAAAGGAGTTGATAGTAAAGAAAAATAAAAAAGGACATCCAAGATTTGAAACATTGCCTGGTATTCAAGCACAGGTAGATTGGAAAGAGAACATGAAACTACATGATAAAAATGGGAATGAATATGAATTTAATGTGTTTAATTACAAACTTGGATATTCGAGATATTGTTATAGAAGCAGTAAAACACAACAAGATGTATTTGAATGTTTAATAAATTCATTTAAAGCAACAGGAGGAGTTCCACATATTTGACAATATGAGGACAGTAGTGGATATAACAGAAAATGGTAGAAGAATAAATAATAAAATGAAAGCATTTGCAAAAGACTTTGGATTTAAAATCAAATTATGTAAATTTCATATACTAAAGGAAAAGTAGAAGCAGCAAATAAAAATTGGGTATTAGCATATGATTATGATTTTGAAGAAGAATTAAAGGATATTATTAGAAAGATAAATAACAAGGTTAAGTCTCAAGTAAATCAATCAACAAATATGCCACCATTATTATTGTTTCAAAAAGAGAAGGAGTATTTATCCCCTTCACCAAGTAGATATATTATCGAATCATATATAGACTCAACCACCACAGTAAAAGTCCAAAAAGATTCTCTAATACACTAACAAATACTCCGTTCCACCAAAATACATAGGTAAAACAGTTAGTATAAAAACTAATGATGATTACCTATACATATATTATAACACAGAATTAATAACAGTACATAAAATAACAGGTAAAAAATAAATTATTTGAATGATCATTATATAGCCTTAATGGCAAAACATATAAAAAACAATG
The Marinitoga sp. 38H-ov DNA segment above includes these coding regions:
- a CDS encoding transposase translates to MIVKKNKKGHPRFETLPGIQAQVDWKENMKLHDKNGNEYEFNVFNYKLGYSRYCYRSSKTQQDVFECLINSFKATGGVPHI